One genomic window of Acidimicrobiales bacterium includes the following:
- a CDS encoding STAS domain-containing protein: MSPPPPRLVVSVDRAVVPVLHLDGILDQRTTPLLRAEAARVLVDQPQDVVLECRGLLDVDAAGLRTLLDIRRHLPHPGELLVVGASDTLRELLRVTALDQSVHVIAPGHAEAAGDTAGADPTRV; this comes from the coding sequence ATGAGCCCCCCACCGCCCCGCCTCGTCGTGTCCGTCGACCGGGCCGTCGTGCCCGTGCTGCACCTCGACGGCATCCTCGACCAGCGCACCACCCCCCTCCTCCGGGCCGAGGCCGCCCGGGTCCTGGTCGACCAGCCCCAGGACGTCGTGCTGGAGTGCCGCGGCCTCCTCGACGTGGACGCGGCCGGGCTCCGGACCCTCCTCGACATCCGTCGCCACCTCCCCCACCCCGGGGAGCTGCTGGTGGTCGGGGCGTCGGACACGCTGCGCGAGCTGCTCCGGGTCACCGCCCTGGACCAGAGCGTCCACGTCATCGCCCCCGGCCACGCCGAGGCCGCTGGCGACACCGCGGGCGCCGATCCCACTCGGGTCTGA
- a CDS encoding sigma-70 family RNA polymerase sigma factor: MTPTSHLDLTSAAEDAVVERTIPRALSTESASPPPACDADTWLLHVRFQRTGSPEALEALVEEYRAMALSLARRMHRGAEPLDDLQQVALEALVRCLRGFDCNQSTPFVGYATPAILGALKRHYRDHGWSLRVPRRAHELAAPARDADERLTAQLGRRPTTAETAAALGVDARELEAAEAARRARGLVRLDAPVHVEDGEGPGRDVPVLEAGFDEAESHLALSRALQHLDERERTVLGLYFFEDLTQSEIAQRFGVSQMQVSRWIRSSLARLRSRMEAEDGTPLACAS, from the coding sequence ATGACTCCCACGTCCCACCTCGACCTCACCTCCGCCGCCGAGGACGCCGTCGTCGAGCGCACCATCCCCCGGGCTCTGTCCACCGAGTCCGCCAGTCCCCCTCCGGCGTGCGACGCCGACACGTGGCTGCTCCACGTCCGCTTCCAGCGCACCGGCTCCCCCGAGGCCCTGGAGGCGCTGGTGGAGGAGTACCGGGCCATGGCCCTCTCCCTGGCCCGCCGCATGCACCGCGGCGCCGAGCCCCTCGACGACCTCCAGCAGGTGGCGCTGGAGGCGCTGGTGCGCTGCCTGCGGGGCTTCGACTGCAACCAGAGCACCCCCTTCGTCGGCTACGCCACCCCCGCCATCCTGGGCGCCCTCAAGCGCCACTACCGCGACCACGGGTGGAGCCTGCGGGTCCCCCGCCGAGCCCACGAGCTGGCCGCCCCGGCCCGGGACGCCGACGAGCGCCTGACCGCCCAGCTGGGCCGGCGCCCGACCACGGCCGAGACGGCCGCCGCCCTGGGCGTGGACGCCCGGGAGCTGGAGGCGGCCGAGGCCGCTCGCCGAGCCCGGGGCCTGGTGCGCCTGGACGCCCCGGTCCACGTCGAGGACGGTGAGGGCCCCGGCCGGGACGTCCCGGTGCTGGAGGCCGGCTTCGACGAGGCCGAGAGCCACCTGGCCCTGTCCCGGGCGCTGCAGCACCTCGACGAGCGCGAGCGGACGGTGCTGGGCCTCTACTTCTTCGAGGACCTCACGCAGTCCGAGATCGCCCAGCGCTTCGGGGTCAGCCAGATGCAGGTGTCGCGCTGGATCCGGTCGTCCCTGGCCCGGCTGCGCAGCCGGATGGAGGCCGAGGACGGGACCCCCCTGGCCTGCGCCAGCTGA
- a CDS encoding DUF4214 domain-containing protein, with translation MLVASGSGPVPAGPLGGPVSGGLRLLPPTVSGNPANDAYPAYDLGVLGQPGNVLSRDGLESGLVDGRSLWTFGDTIMNPANADGKSGLSNTGAVNGPGYYPLTEPLDSTGGPADLLVPYTAAEESFNAQHAGQAGTRYITWPSAVIPGGTQDAMIFFLRGKTVNGVFESGSRGVGIADISAADLDNNDLRADRRATLLFGGEDCQWSAQFAAQDGYLYTYADLTSPEAEKDYCPRRPSLPDPAQGSPVGVARVLLSDAGTRGAYRYWDGSGWSSDPNQTVTVFPGILGGADVAWNATLGKYLALDGIGHTSRFRTADNPWGPWSAPQQFVTGLPYYDDGSFGDYAWTQHPELSSDGVLMVSYFHRLGVIFTGEIRLLAVDLRTYASTHLNNYIDRSYDALLGFSADAAAKDHWRPKLQGRTVSTRSFSASLTASLDGRKQTVRRAYQAVFGWSPDAGALAFWAGELTKPGWDYTVLVAKMMSASTFDAYTDTAFVAKAYQVTLNRPVDGPSSSYWVAQLAGGYSRYTMVRSLMGSSEAGRYQAGAAYLDVLGRAATTDEKILVARTEKEATRIRTSVNTTAEAVGG, from the coding sequence GTGCTGGTGGCGTCCGGCAGCGGGCCGGTGCCCGCCGGGCCACTGGGGGGGCCGGTGTCGGGCGGCCTCCGCCTGCTGCCCCCGACGGTGTCGGGCAACCCCGCCAACGACGCCTACCCGGCCTACGACCTCGGCGTGCTGGGCCAGCCCGGCAACGTGCTGAGCCGGGACGGCCTGGAGTCGGGCCTGGTCGACGGCCGATCCCTGTGGACCTTCGGCGACACGATCATGAACCCCGCCAACGCCGACGGGAAGTCCGGCCTCTCGAACACCGGGGCCGTCAACGGCCCCGGCTACTACCCGCTGACCGAGCCGCTGGACTCGACCGGGGGGCCCGCCGACCTGCTCGTCCCGTACACGGCGGCCGAGGAGAGCTTCAACGCCCAGCACGCCGGGCAGGCCGGGACCCGCTACATCACCTGGCCCTCGGCCGTGATCCCGGGCGGGACCCAGGACGCCATGATCTTCTTCCTGCGGGGCAAGACGGTGAACGGCGTCTTCGAGAGCGGCTCACGGGGGGTGGGCATCGCCGACATCAGCGCCGCCGACCTCGACAACAACGACCTGCGGGCCGACCGGCGCGCCACCCTGCTCTTCGGCGGGGAGGACTGCCAGTGGTCGGCGCAGTTCGCGGCCCAGGACGGCTACCTCTACACCTACGCCGACCTCACCTCCCCCGAGGCCGAGAAGGACTACTGCCCCCGGCGGCCTTCGCTCCCCGACCCGGCCCAGGGCAGCCCGGTGGGCGTGGCCCGGGTGCTCCTGAGCGACGCCGGCACCCGGGGCGCCTACCGGTACTGGGACGGCTCGGGGTGGAGCTCGGACCCCAACCAGACCGTCACCGTGTTCCCCGGGATCCTGGGGGGCGCCGACGTGGCGTGGAACGCCACCCTGGGCAAGTACCTGGCCCTGGACGGCATCGGCCACACGTCCCGCTTCCGGACCGCCGACAACCCCTGGGGACCGTGGTCGGCGCCGCAGCAGTTCGTGACCGGCCTGCCGTACTACGACGACGGCTCCTTCGGCGACTACGCGTGGACCCAGCACCCCGAGCTGTCCTCGGACGGGGTCCTGATGGTCAGCTACTTCCACCGCCTGGGTGTGATCTTCACCGGTGAGATCCGGCTGCTGGCCGTCGACCTGCGCACCTACGCCTCGACCCACCTCAACAACTACATCGACCGGAGCTACGACGCCCTGCTCGGCTTCTCGGCCGACGCCGCAGCCAAGGACCACTGGCGGCCCAAGTTGCAGGGCCGGACGGTCAGCACCCGGTCGTTCTCGGCCTCCCTGACGGCCTCCCTGGACGGCCGGAAGCAGACCGTGCGCCGGGCCTACCAGGCCGTCTTCGGCTGGTCACCGGACGCCGGCGCCCTGGCCTTCTGGGCCGGGGAGCTGACCAAGCCGGGCTGGGACTACACCGTCCTGGTGGCCAAGATGATGAGCGCCTCCACCTTCGACGCCTACACCGACACGGCCTTCGTGGCCAAGGCCTACCAGGTCACCCTCAACCGGCCCGTCGACGGGCCGTCCTCCAGCTACTGGGTCGCGCAGCTGGCCGGCGGGTACTCCCGCTACACCATGGTCCGCTCGTTGATGGGGTCGTCCGAGGCCGGGCGGTACCAGGCCGGTGCGGCCTACCTGGACGTGCTGGGCCGGGCGGCCACCACCGACGAGAAGATCCTGGTGGCCAGGACCGAGAAGGAAGCGACCCGGATCCGCACCTCGGTGAACACCACCGCCGAGGCCGTCGGCGGCTGA